From the genome of Gorilla gorilla gorilla isolate KB3781 chromosome 4, NHGRI_mGorGor1-v2.1_pri, whole genome shotgun sequence, one region includes:
- the LOC134758421 gene encoding putative POM121-like protein 1 — MAGHPTSTQTLDISGVKTTLRRFSVILQDLCSILVILPSISLHRYHSKPVLCAPSSSASSNSATTLSTRTLWGPGAGSHPFGVHNTRLSPDLCPGKIVLRALKESWAGMPEQDKDPRVQENPDDQRRVPKVTGDARSAFRPLRDNGVLSPFVPRPRPLQTYLHAQRSEIRYNQTSQTSWTSSCTKRNAISSSYSSMGGLQGLKQRRGPPSSHCQLTLSYSKTVSEDRLQAVSSGHTKSEKGADTAPGQTLAPRGGSHRSQASKPHRRKIPLLPRRRGEPLMPPPPLELGYRVTAQDLHLEKEAAIQQINSALQVEDKAISDCRHSRPSHTLSSLATGASGVSPISKAPTMDAQQDTPKSQDCLGLVAPLASAAEVPCTAPLSGKKHRPPGPLFSSSDPLPATSSHSRDSAQVTSLIPAPFTAASMDAGMRRMFCVRNCLRGLGLVLLVFFFFFLLTWASFSF, encoded by the coding sequence ATGGCAGGCCATCCTACAAGCACCCAGACACTCGACATCAGTGGTGTCAAGACAACTCTAAGAAGGTTTTCCGTGATCCTGCAAGACCTGTGTTCCATCCTGGTGATTCTGCCTTCAATTTCACTGCACAGGTACCACAGCAAGCCAGTGTTGTGTGCTCCGAGTTCCAGTGCATCCTCCAACTCAGCCACTACACTGAGCACAAGGACTCTGTGGGGCCCAGGAGCAGGTAGTCACCCCTTTGGGGTCCACAACACCCGGCTGTCCCCAGACTTGTGTCCAGGGAAGATAGTGTTGAGGGCCCTCAAGGAGAGCTGGGCAGGGATGCCTGAGCAGGACAAGGACCCTAGAGTCCAAGAGAATCCTGATGATCAGAGAAGGGTCCCCAAGGTCACCGGGGATGCACGGTCTGCATTTCGGCCCCTGCGGGACAATGGAGTTCTCTCTCCCTTTGTGCCCAGGCCCAGGCCTCTGCAGACATACCTCCATGCCCAGAGGTCAGAAATCAGATATAACCAGACATCCCAGACCTCCTGGACGAGCTCGTGCACCAAAAGAAATGCCATCTCCAGCTCCTACAGCTCCATGGGAGGCTTGCAGGGGCTAAAGCAGAGGAGGGGGCCACCCTCATCCCACTGCCAGCTGACCCTCAGTTACTCAAAGACAGTGAGTGAGGACAGGCTTCAGGCTGTCTCTTCGGGTCACACAAAGTCTGAAAAAGGGGCAGATACAGCACCAGGGCAGACACTCGCCCCAAGGGGTGGCTCCCACAGATCCCAGGCCTCTAAGCCCCATAGACGCAAGATTCCCCTGCTGCCACGCAGGCGAGGGGAGCCTTTGATGCCGCCACCTCCCTTAGAGCTGGGGTACAGGGTAACTGCTCAAGACCTGCACCTGGAAAAAGAGGCGGCAATCCAGCAGATCAACAGTGCATTGCAGGTGGAGGACAAGGCCATCTCAGACTGCAGACACTCACGGCCTTCCCACACTTTGTCCTCACTTGCAACAGGGGCGTCGGGTGTGTCTCCCATTTCTAAAGCACCCACTATGGATGCACAGCAGGACACACCCAAGTCCCAAGACTGCCTGGGCCTAGTGGCCCCCCTAGCATCTGCTGCAGAGGTCCCCTGTACAGCTCCCCTGTCTGGGAAGAAGCACAGACCACCAGGACCCCTGTTCTCCTCCTCAGATCCCCTTCCTGCCACCTCTTCCCACTCCCGGGACTCAGCCCAGGTCACCTCGCTGATTCCTGCCCCCTTCACAGCTGCAAGCATGGATGCCGGCATGAGAAGAATGTTTTGTGTTCGAAATTGTTTGAGGGGTTTGGGTttagttttgttggtttttttttttttttttttgcttacatGGGCATCCTTCAGCTTTTAA